A window from Thiomonas sp. FB-Cd encodes these proteins:
- a CDS encoding FAD-dependent oxidoreductase gives MAALRTDALVVGGGLAGIVAALELLRAGQRVTLIERDTAERFGGLALWAFGGMALVGTALQAKMRIPDTPERALADWQRFGELAEDDLYPQQWARYYVEHSRSHVYDWLLGEGLKFMPAVNWVERGLHGDGNSLPRYHVVWGTARELTRRMIAALRRASGDGRLTLLHRHRVTQLEQSSGGLSGAVAIDEDSGQALQLRAPVVVLAMGGINGGHAETRANWPRNRFMPAAMLNGAHPFADGRLHHHAAERFGAQITHAGEMWNYAAGIPHPYPQFAGHGLSTIPCKSALWLNHTGKRIGPEPLVTGFDTHWLCQRVAQQDKPWTWHLLNWRIAAKEFAISGAEHNQRIRDMQFPAFIKETLLGNHRLVRQMQSESPHFLVADTLAELAVKMNALTASHDVQAATLQATADAFDANFSNGNKLENDDQIRRILHARQWRPDMLRTCKPAPLQQKGAGPFIAIHMQLITRKSLGGLRTDLQSRVLDSAGQPVDGLYCVGEAAGFGGGGASGKRSLEGTFLPGCILTARAAARSITSGGPNTYW, from the coding sequence ATGGCTGCATTGCGGACCGATGCATTGGTGGTGGGGGGCGGCTTGGCGGGCATCGTCGCGGCTCTGGAGTTGCTGCGCGCTGGTCAGCGGGTCACTTTGATCGAACGCGACACAGCCGAGCGTTTTGGTGGGCTGGCCCTGTGGGCGTTTGGCGGCATGGCGCTGGTGGGCACGGCCTTGCAGGCGAAGATGAGAATCCCCGACACGCCCGAGCGCGCCCTGGCCGACTGGCAGCGCTTTGGCGAGCTGGCCGAGGACGACCTCTACCCCCAGCAGTGGGCGCGCTATTACGTCGAGCATTCGCGTAGCCACGTCTATGACTGGTTGCTGGGCGAGGGCCTGAAGTTCATGCCCGCCGTGAACTGGGTCGAGCGCGGCCTGCATGGCGACGGCAACAGCCTGCCCCGCTACCACGTGGTCTGGGGTACCGCGCGCGAGCTCACGCGGCGCATGATCGCCGCGCTGCGCCGGGCGAGCGGGGATGGCCGCCTGACGCTCTTGCACCGTCACCGCGTCACGCAGCTGGAGCAGAGCAGCGGCGGCCTCAGCGGTGCCGTGGCCATCGACGAAGACAGCGGCCAAGCGCTGCAGCTGCGCGCCCCCGTCGTGGTGCTGGCCATGGGCGGCATCAACGGTGGCCACGCCGAGACACGTGCCAACTGGCCCAGAAATCGCTTCATGCCAGCCGCCATGCTCAACGGTGCTCACCCCTTTGCCGACGGCCGCTTGCACCACCACGCTGCTGAACGCTTTGGCGCGCAGATCACCCACGCGGGCGAGATGTGGAACTACGCGGCGGGCATTCCGCACCCCTATCCACAGTTTGCCGGTCACGGGCTCTCCACCATTCCCTGCAAGTCGGCCCTGTGGCTCAATCACACCGGCAAGCGCATCGGCCCCGAGCCCTTGGTGACGGGATTTGACACGCACTGGCTGTGCCAGCGCGTGGCGCAGCAAGACAAACCCTGGACCTGGCATCTGCTCAACTGGCGCATTGCGGCCAAGGAATTCGCCATCTCCGGCGCTGAGCACAACCAGCGCATCCGCGACATGCAGTTCCCGGCGTTCATCAAGGAAACCCTGCTGGGTAACCATCGCCTGGTGCGGCAGATGCAAAGCGAGAGTCCGCATTTCCTGGTGGCCGACACCCTGGCCGAGCTGGCTGTAAAGATGAATGCGCTCACAGCATCGCACGACGTGCAGGCCGCCACCTTGCAGGCCACGGCCGACGCCTTCGACGCTAATTTCAGCAACGGCAACAAGCTGGAAAACGACGACCAGATCCGCCGCATCCTGCATGCACGCCAGTGGCGGCCCGACATGCTGCGCACATGTAAGCCCGCGCCGCTGCAGCAAAAGGGCGCCGGGCCGTTCATCGCCATTCACATGCAGCTCATCACACGCAAGAGCCTGGGCGGCCTGCGGACCGATCTGCAAAGCCGCGTGTTGGACAGCGCTGGGCAGCCGGTGGACGGCCTGTACTGCGTGGGCGAGGCCGCGGGCTTCGGCGGCGGCGGCGCCAGCGGCAAGCGATCATTGGAGGGCACCTTCCTGCCCGGCTGCATTCTCACGGCTCGCGCGGCTGCGCGCTCCATTACCAGCGGTGGCCCAAACACCTACTGGTAG
- a CDS encoding universal stress protein → MYKNILIAIDGSPVSDAALRHAIALAQDQRAHLHIVHVVDIMGMPWADLGESVEVDMPAIYRQQGQAILDRSLAQATQAGLPATSTLLESESVGQRVAELLADQAKALSADLLVVGSHGYRGLSRLFLGSVAEGISRLSSVPVLIVHGAAPNK, encoded by the coding sequence ATGTACAAGAACATTTTGATCGCCATTGACGGCAGTCCGGTGTCCGATGCCGCGCTGCGCCATGCCATCGCCTTGGCGCAGGACCAGCGCGCCCATCTGCACATCGTTCACGTCGTCGACATCATGGGAATGCCCTGGGCCGATCTGGGCGAGTCGGTCGAGGTGGACATGCCGGCGATCTATCGGCAGCAAGGCCAGGCGATTCTGGACCGGTCCCTGGCCCAAGCCACGCAGGCCGGACTGCCTGCCACCTCGACGCTTCTGGAAAGCGAGTCGGTCGGGCAGCGGGTCGCCGAGCTGCTCGCCGATCAGGCCAAGGCGCTGTCGGCTGATCTGCTCGTTGTGGGCAGCCATGGCTACCGAGGCCTCAGCCGCTTGTTCCTCGGCAGCGTGGCCGAAGGGATCTCGCGGCTCAGCAGCGTGCCCGTGTTGATCGTGCACGGCGCCGCGCCCAACAAGTAG
- a CDS encoding DUF2202 domain-containing protein — translation MLTRIVAVALAMVLCTFTTPYASVTHAALALTSQEQADLLYTREEEKVARDSYLTLYGLWNLQIFSNIAEAEQSHMDAILKLLDKYNLSDPAAGNAVGVFTNPKLQTLYYTLLAKGELSSLDALEVGGLIEETDIIDITAAVGRSQHEDITKTYETLMCGSRNHLRGFAQVITADTGLPYQAQVLPQDVVDQILTSPMEKCGSHARESATADQHRGAH, via the coding sequence ATGCTGACCCGAATCGTTGCCGTCGCGCTGGCGATGGTCTTGTGCACCTTCACCACGCCGTATGCATCGGTCACGCATGCCGCGCTGGCCCTCACGTCGCAGGAGCAGGCCGACCTGCTGTACACCCGCGAAGAGGAAAAAGTCGCACGCGACAGCTATCTGACCCTGTACGGTCTCTGGAATCTGCAAATCTTCAGCAACATCGCCGAAGCCGAGCAGTCCCATATGGACGCCATTCTCAAATTGCTCGACAAGTACAACCTGTCGGACCCTGCGGCGGGCAATGCAGTTGGGGTGTTCACCAATCCCAAGCTCCAGACCCTCTACTACACGCTGCTTGCCAAGGGCGAGCTCAGCAGCCTCGATGCGCTGGAGGTCGGTGGCCTGATTGAAGAAACGGACATCATCGATATCACCGCGGCGGTTGGACGCTCCCAGCACGAGGACATCACCAAGACTTACGAAACCCTGATGTGCGGCTCGCGCAATCACCTGCGGGGTTTCGCGCAGGTCATCACCGCCGACACCGGACTGCCGTACCAGGCCCAGGTGCTGCCGCAGGACGTGGTCGACCAGATCCTCACCAGCCCGATGGAAAAATGCGGCAGCCACGCGCGTGAATCCGCCACGGCGGACCAGCACCGCGGCGCGCACTGA
- a CDS encoding metallophosphoesterase, producing MIQIFSDLHTEFSAFTPSIAGGVDAVVLAGDIGSHPRMLHRWAALCESSGADLVFVAGNHEFYGRHHERALLQLREEAEAVCGPMAGRVHVLEHDAVVIGGVRFLGATAWTDFTACGDAPERVAEAMFEARLCMADFGEILVGPVQRIWGGRAQARMTPEHQAALSRAARAWFTERLLEAFEGPMVVVTHHAPALACIDTPMHRARFPANLLDVAYANSWDGVGRQGEPALLGPACELARPADLWIYGHSHVAGHLQHGHTLCVSNPRGYPGENGSTGFDPLSTFSL from the coding sequence ATGATTCAAATTTTTTCTGATCTGCACACCGAATTTTCCGCCTTCACGCCGAGCATCGCAGGCGGCGTGGACGCTGTCGTGCTGGCGGGCGACATCGGGTCCCATCCCAGGATGCTGCACCGGTGGGCAGCCTTGTGCGAGAGTTCCGGCGCCGATCTGGTGTTTGTGGCTGGGAATCATGAGTTCTACGGTCGCCATCACGAGCGTGCGCTACTTCAGTTGCGAGAGGAAGCTGAAGCGGTGTGCGGGCCGATGGCCGGCCGCGTCCACGTGCTCGAACACGACGCGGTCGTGATCGGCGGCGTGCGCTTTCTGGGCGCAACCGCGTGGACCGATTTCACGGCATGCGGCGATGCTCCCGAGCGGGTGGCCGAGGCGATGTTCGAGGCCAGACTGTGCATGGCCGATTTTGGGGAGATTCTGGTTGGACCGGTCCAACGCATCTGGGGCGGCCGCGCCCAGGCCCGCATGACGCCGGAGCATCAGGCGGCCTTGAGCCGCGCGGCACGCGCCTGGTTCACCGAGCGCCTGCTCGAGGCCTTTGAGGGGCCCATGGTCGTGGTGACGCACCATGCGCCCGCGCTGGCCTGCATCGACACCCCCATGCACCGCGCCAGGTTTCCCGCAAACCTGCTCGATGTCGCGTATGCCAACAGCTGGGATGGCGTGGGCAGGCAGGGTGAGCCCGCGCTGCTGGGTCCTGCGTGCGAGCTGGCAAGGCCCGCCGACCTTTGGATCTATGGCCACAGCCACGTTGCAGGGCATCTGCAGCACGGGCACACCCTGTGCGTGTCGAACCCGCGCGGCTATCCCGGGGAAAACGGCAGCACCGGGTTCGATCCGCTCTCGACCTTTTCGCTGTGA
- a CDS encoding SWIM zinc finger family protein — MSVMEHICAPKTGLFPAPKDIRLHCSCPDWATMCKHVAAVLYGVGARLDAQPELLFTLRQVDPSELVTQAAGLSVRTRTTPARDRVLDDASLADVFGIDLAIPQGNARPSEVSAPPAKGRPHAASRRKRAEPSPPKDNGNNTAASSSKARPTPLKAPAAKKKVANQPR; from the coding sequence ATGTCCGTGATGGAGCACATCTGTGCCCCGAAGACAGGGCTGTTCCCGGCGCCCAAAGACATCCGGCTCCATTGCTCCTGCCCTGACTGGGCGACCATGTGCAAGCATGTCGCCGCCGTGCTCTACGGGGTCGGCGCGCGTCTGGACGCGCAGCCGGAGTTGCTTTTCACGCTGCGTCAGGTGGACCCGAGTGAGCTCGTGACGCAGGCGGCCGGACTATCCGTGCGCACCCGGACGACACCTGCCCGGGACAGGGTGCTCGACGACGCCTCGCTTGCCGATGTCTTCGGCATCGATCTGGCGATTCCTCAAGGAAACGCCAGGCCATCCGAGGTGTCTGCGCCCCCTGCAAAGGGCAGGCCTCATGCAGCTTCGCGTCGCAAGCGCGCAGAACCGTCCCCGCCGAAGGACAATGGGAACAATACCGCGGCAAGTTCCTCCAAGGCCCGCCCCACGCCATTGAAGGCGCCAGCAGCCAAGAAAAAAGTGGCCAATCAACCACGATGA
- a CDS encoding SDR family oxidoreductase, whose translation MQISAIVTGHSRGLGAAIAANLLGRGIATLGLARRVHPDLAQRYPTLLQEVTLDLSDPSALGAWLAGPTLANWGLGRDQIVLINNAGTVEPIGSLPMQDAMAVAKAVALNVAAPLMLSSALVSATDAKQDRRILHVSSGAARNAYAGWSVYCATKAALDHHARAVVLDDTAGVRICSLAPGVIDTAMQAAIRATSLEAFPMRARFDALKAHGELASPQDCAERLIGYALSASFGQQPVADLRDVATEGD comes from the coding sequence ATGCAGATCAGTGCCATCGTCACCGGCCATTCGCGGGGCCTGGGTGCGGCCATCGCCGCGAATTTACTTGGGCGCGGAATAGCCACGCTGGGGTTGGCGCGGCGCGTGCACCCGGATCTTGCTCAGCGCTATCCGACGCTGCTGCAGGAGGTCACGCTGGATTTGAGCGACCCCTCGGCGCTTGGTGCGTGGCTGGCTGGCCCCACACTGGCCAACTGGGGCCTGGGGCGCGATCAGATTGTGCTGATCAACAACGCCGGGACGGTCGAGCCGATCGGCTCGTTGCCGATGCAGGACGCGATGGCCGTTGCCAAAGCGGTGGCGCTGAATGTTGCCGCGCCCCTGATGCTCAGCAGCGCCCTGGTTTCAGCAACCGATGCAAAGCAGGACCGGCGCATCCTGCATGTCTCCAGCGGTGCGGCGCGCAATGCCTACGCGGGATGGAGCGTGTACTGCGCAACGAAGGCCGCGCTGGATCACCACGCGCGCGCCGTCGTGCTCGATGACACGGCGGGCGTGCGCATCTGCAGCCTGGCTCCGGGCGTCATCGACACCGCGATGCAGGCGGCGATTCGCGCCACGTCCCTTGAGGCCTTCCCGATGCGCGCGCGATTCGACGCGCTCAAGGCGCACGGCGAACTCGCCTCGCCACAGGATTGCGCCGAGCGGCTGATTGGGTATGCGCTCAGTGCGTCGTTCGGGCAGCAGCCGGTTGCCGATTTGCGCGACGTTGCGACCGAAGGCGATTGA
- a CDS encoding Spy/CpxP family protein refolding chaperone: MNHPIRIAMLPAMLALAFLSPVAGAQSSSSTQARAPSSKVASTTRRAERRENLVEQRIVELHKQLEITLQEAPQWNAFALTMRQNADAMEQAFRERMTKMPTMNADEVMKSYANMAALNAQNVQKLSASFSDLYGVLSPNQKAIADRLFRHEPRRLRKAPVKK; encoded by the coding sequence ATGAACCATCCGATCCGCATCGCCATGTTGCCCGCAATGCTCGCGCTTGCATTCCTGTCGCCCGTGGCTGGCGCGCAGAGCAGCTCATCCACCCAGGCGCGCGCACCATCATCCAAGGTCGCATCTACGACCCGACGCGCCGAACGGCGCGAAAACCTCGTGGAGCAGCGCATTGTCGAGCTGCACAAGCAGCTGGAGATCACGCTGCAGGAGGCACCGCAATGGAACGCCTTTGCCCTGACCATGCGCCAGAATGCCGATGCCATGGAGCAGGCGTTTCGCGAGCGCATGACCAAAATGCCGACGATGAATGCCGATGAAGTCATGAAGTCGTATGCCAACATGGCCGCGCTGAACGCGCAAAACGTCCAGAAGCTTTCGGCTTCGTTCAGCGATTTGTATGGCGTGCTCTCCCCGAATCAAAAGGCCATCGCCGACCGGCTGTTCAGGCATGAGCCCAGGCGCTTGCGCAAGGCTCCAGTGAAGAAATAG
- a CDS encoding acetolactate synthase large subunit has product MNGAQALLQTLTDAGVEVCFTNPGTSEMHFVAALDSAPRMRAVLTLFEGVATGAAEGYARMADKPAATLLHMGCGLGNGMANLHNARKGKVPVVNIVGDHATFHTQYDAQLQSDIETVAKNVSPSFVRTSANTAQLSQDAVAAVQAARGLPGQVATLIVPADVSWGEGAQPCPMPTQSPAPAADDAVVQAIARAITQAVRAGEKAALLLGGQALREPGLLAAARIAAQARVELLAEVFPTRLTRGAGLPTVERIAYLAEMAGVQLAGVKHLILVDAKAPVSFFAYPGKASNLVPDGCTVHTLAAPEQNARTSLEKLAAALGAVQTRPPLQAPQRPGRPRGALSAPKVCKAVGHLLPEGAILIDEAITSGLMLGAMTAGCPRHDLITLTGGAIGQGLPNAVGAAIACPDRPVIALIGDGAAMYTIQALWSMARENLHVVSIIFNNASYSVLNVELERVGAGDGGAKAKAQLDLNGPRLNFAQLAQGMGVHAVRASTAEDFTKALEYALAYPGPHLIEALVPESLSGAKRKVLPWLLRSMPNLPRPVALALKRKIAP; this is encoded by the coding sequence ATGAACGGAGCCCAAGCCCTGCTGCAGACTCTGACCGATGCGGGCGTCGAAGTCTGCTTCACCAACCCCGGCACCAGCGAGATGCATTTCGTCGCCGCGCTCGACAGCGCGCCGCGCATGCGCGCCGTGCTGACCTTGTTCGAAGGCGTGGCCACGGGCGCTGCCGAAGGATACGCGCGCATGGCCGACAAACCCGCCGCCACGCTCTTGCACATGGGGTGCGGCCTGGGCAACGGGATGGCCAACCTGCACAACGCACGCAAGGGTAAGGTGCCTGTCGTCAACATCGTCGGTGACCATGCCACGTTCCACACCCAGTACGACGCGCAGCTGCAGTCCGACATCGAAACAGTGGCGAAGAATGTTTCGCCCAGCTTTGTGCGCACCAGCGCCAACACCGCCCAACTCAGCCAGGACGCCGTGGCCGCCGTACAGGCCGCACGCGGCCTGCCGGGCCAAGTGGCCACGCTCATCGTGCCCGCCGACGTGTCCTGGGGCGAGGGTGCTCAGCCTTGCCCCATGCCGACCCAAAGCCCGGCCCCAGCGGCCGATGACGCCGTGGTGCAAGCCATCGCCCGGGCCATCACCCAAGCTGTACGCGCGGGCGAAAAGGCGGCCCTTCTGCTTGGAGGCCAAGCGCTGCGCGAGCCGGGCTTGCTGGCAGCGGCGCGCATCGCGGCGCAGGCGAGGGTGGAGCTCTTGGCCGAGGTCTTCCCCACGCGCCTGACGCGCGGTGCGGGCCTGCCGACGGTCGAGCGCATCGCGTATCTGGCCGAGATGGCGGGCGTACAACTGGCGGGCGTCAAGCACCTGATCCTGGTCGATGCCAAGGCGCCGGTGTCCTTCTTTGCCTACCCCGGCAAGGCCAGCAACCTGGTGCCCGATGGCTGCACCGTGCACACCCTTGCCGCGCCCGAGCAAAACGCCCGGACCAGTCTGGAAAAGCTCGCCGCCGCCCTGGGCGCAGTGCAGACCCGGCCCCCGCTGCAGGCGCCCCAGCGCCCCGGCCGCCCGCGCGGCGCGCTCTCCGCGCCCAAGGTCTGCAAGGCCGTGGGCCATCTGCTGCCCGAGGGCGCCATCCTGATCGACGAGGCCATCACCAGCGGCCTGATGCTCGGCGCCATGACCGCCGGCTGCCCGCGCCACGACCTGATCACGCTGACCGGCGGCGCTATCGGCCAGGGCCTGCCCAATGCCGTGGGCGCGGCCATTGCCTGCCCCGATAGGCCGGTGATTGCGCTCATTGGCGACGGCGCCGCCATGTACACCATCCAGGCGCTGTGGAGCATGGCGCGCGAGAACCTGCACGTGGTCAGCATCATTTTCAACAACGCCAGCTACTCGGTGCTGAACGTGGAGCTGGAACGCGTGGGCGCCGGCGACGGCGGCGCCAAGGCCAAAGCCCAGTTGGACTTAAATGGCCCGCGCCTGAACTTCGCCCAGCTGGCGCAGGGCATGGGCGTGCATGCGGTGCGCGCCAGCACGGCAGAGGACTTCACCAAGGCGCTGGAATACGCCCTGGCCTACCCCGGCCCGCACCTGATCGAAGCCCTGGTGCCGGAGTCGCTCAGCGGTGCCAAGCGCAAGGTCCTGCCCTGGCTGCTTCGGTCGATGCCCAATCTGCCCCGGCCGGTGGCGCTGGCGCTCAAGCGCAAGATCGCGCCGTAA
- a CDS encoding RNA-guided endonuclease TnpB family protein — translation MQRRKVTLKLYPNAAQAARLEAWTRLHCELYNAALEERIDAWRKARKSISYYDQQNVLPQIKAKRPEFMELGSHALQQTLRRLDLAFQSFFRRVKAGQTPGFPRFKSSKRFSGFAYPDPVGWKLMEHGGRGATLRIGSGDAALSIRARGQHRFGIDAKPNDIALTRRNGQWFVSVTLRVPDAACARERTADMRRGVDFGINDWATFDDGDSIANPRWVREALPRLAVLQRQRARKRKGSVRYKRLSRGIAVLHDRIGNLRRDFVHKETTRMVRQCAVLATEELAPKTMSRSAKGTVEAPGRRVRQKAGLNREMLSAGFGMAHQMLTYKAKEAGTRLHLSHTRQLKPSQRCSACWELVPKTLAQRVHVCPHCGHTAPRDQNSAMVVLIDAHNTQDAPGTGVAARPKPLTRQRGKSRSVTRETPTTAPSGA, via the coding sequence ATGCAACGGCGCAAAGTCACGCTCAAGCTGTATCCCAATGCCGCGCAAGCTGCGCGGCTTGAGGCGTGGACGCGGCTGCACTGCGAGTTGTACAACGCGGCGCTGGAAGAACGCATCGACGCCTGGCGCAAGGCCAGGAAGTCCATCTCTTACTACGACCAGCAGAACGTCCTGCCGCAGATCAAGGCGAAGCGGCCTGAGTTCATGGAACTCGGTAGCCACGCGCTGCAGCAAACGCTGCGGCGGCTGGATCTCGCATTCCAGTCGTTCTTCCGCCGCGTCAAGGCGGGGCAGACGCCCGGATTCCCGCGATTCAAATCCAGCAAGCGGTTCTCGGGTTTTGCCTATCCCGATCCGGTTGGGTGGAAGCTGATGGAGCACGGCGGCCGTGGCGCAACCCTGCGCATCGGCAGCGGCGATGCCGCCCTGTCCATCCGGGCGCGTGGGCAGCATCGTTTTGGGATTGATGCCAAACCCAACGACATCGCCCTGACACGCCGCAACGGTCAGTGGTTTGTGTCGGTGACGCTGCGCGTGCCCGATGCGGCCTGTGCGCGCGAGCGCACCGCCGACATGCGGCGTGGCGTGGATTTCGGGATCAACGACTGGGCCACATTCGACGATGGCGACAGCATCGCGAACCCGCGCTGGGTGCGCGAGGCGCTGCCGCGCCTTGCAGTGCTGCAGCGCCAGCGTGCACGCAAACGCAAAGGCTCCGTGCGATACAAGCGATTGAGCCGCGGCATCGCGGTGCTGCATGATCGCATCGGCAACCTGCGCCGGGACTTCGTGCACAAGGAAACGACCAGGATGGTGCGGCAATGCGCGGTGCTGGCGACCGAAGAACTCGCACCCAAGACCATGAGTCGCAGCGCGAAGGGCACGGTGGAAGCGCCGGGCCGTCGTGTGCGGCAGAAAGCCGGACTCAACCGCGAGATGCTCTCGGCGGGGTTCGGCATGGCGCATCAGATGCTCACGTACAAAGCGAAAGAAGCTGGTACGCGACTGCATCTGAGCCATACGCGCCAGCTCAAACCGTCGCAGCGCTGCTCGGCGTGCTGGGAACTCGTTCCCAAGACGTTGGCGCAGCGTGTGCATGTGTGCCCGCACTGCGGGCATACGGCGCCGCGCGACCAGAACAGCGCAATGGTGGTTCTCATCGACGCGCACAACACGCAGGACGCGCCTGGGACGGGCGTGGCGGCGAGACCCAAACCTCTGACCCGGCAACGGGGCAAGTCCAGGTCCGTGACCCGCGAAACCCCCACTACAGCGCCGTCAGGCGCTTAG
- a CDS encoding protein-L-isoaspartate(D-aspartate) O-methyltransferase, producing MSKTDFANRREAMVQHQIAHRGVQAPLVLDAMRAVPREAFLPDELRELAYEDTPLQSQEGHPFSAPYFVAMMIAALELKGGETVLEIGTGSGYSSAVLSRIANNVYTVERVGQLAEKAAATLADHGYRNVHVLHGDGTHGWADHAPYDAILVAAGSPAIPQTLEKQLNIGGRLVIPMGTGQEVQEMVRVTRLSETEFKRDHIARL from the coding sequence ATGTCCAAGACGGATTTTGCGAATCGCCGCGAGGCGATGGTCCAGCATCAGATCGCCCACCGTGGGGTCCAGGCGCCGCTCGTTCTCGACGCGATGCGCGCTGTGCCCCGCGAGGCCTTTCTTCCCGATGAATTGCGCGAACTCGCCTACGAGGACACCCCCTTGCAAAGCCAGGAGGGGCATCCGTTTTCTGCCCCCTACTTCGTCGCGATGATGATCGCCGCACTCGAACTCAAAGGCGGAGAAACCGTGCTGGAAATCGGCACCGGCTCGGGTTACAGCTCAGCAGTGCTGTCCCGTATTGCCAATAATGTCTACACCGTCGAGCGTGTCGGACAGCTTGCCGAGAAGGCGGCCGCCACACTGGCCGACCACGGCTATCGCAATGTGCACGTCCTGCATGGGGACGGAACGCACGGCTGGGCGGATCATGCCCCCTACGACGCCATCCTGGTTGCCGCGGGCAGTCCTGCCATCCCCCAGACGCTTGAAAAACAGCTCAACATCGGTGGCCGTCTCGTCATTCCAATGGGCACTGGGCAGGAGGTGCAAGAAATGGTCCGCGTCACGCGCCTGTCGGAGACCGAATTCAAACGGGACCATATTGCCCGTCTTTGA
- a CDS encoding metallophosphoesterase, with protein MSKKTKYAQPHVMACESQAEVGAVYRRWLQSQAPDANGTMRAVTRESTRQAFALVMEQAGRQPAVEAFLAHWQGGGRTWFWSDLHIGHANIIRFCSRPFPDVQSMDNSMQAMACAVGIEPADWVVFLGDLTFRDDAATREWLAPIPGSKLLVLGNHDVFESNTRPRNPLRWGLDAVVDCLEIPARAGVPAGIERLWLTHYPILNGLPASVLNLHGHTHDKEVGLAGTHRNLSVEMTGYVPVQIDRSTGPGGGPSADALAVSRGR; from the coding sequence ATGTCCAAGAAGACGAAATACGCTCAGCCGCATGTCATGGCCTGCGAGTCGCAGGCTGAAGTGGGCGCGGTCTATCGACGCTGGCTCCAGTCCCAGGCCCCGGATGCCAACGGCACCATGCGTGCCGTGACTCGCGAGAGCACCCGACAGGCGTTTGCCCTTGTGATGGAGCAAGCCGGTCGCCAGCCCGCCGTGGAGGCCTTCCTGGCGCACTGGCAAGGCGGCGGGCGCACGTGGTTCTGGAGCGACTTGCATATCGGCCATGCGAACATCATCCGGTTCTGCTCTCGCCCCTTTCCTGATGTGCAGTCGATGGACAACAGCATGCAGGCCATGGCCTGCGCGGTTGGCATCGAACCCGCAGACTGGGTCGTGTTCCTGGGCGATCTGACCTTCCGCGATGATGCGGCCACGCGCGAGTGGCTCGCACCGATCCCGGGCTCCAAACTGCTGGTGCTCGGCAACCATGATGTGTTCGAAAGCAACACGCGCCCGCGCAATCCGCTGCGCTGGGGCCTCGATGCCGTGGTGGATTGCCTGGAGATCCCCGCGCGCGCGGGAGTCCCCGCAGGCATCGAGCGCCTGTGGCTCACGCATTACCCGATCCTGAACGGCCTGCCTGCGAGCGTGCTCAATCTACATGGGCACACCCACGACAAGGAAGTCGGCCTTGCGGGGACGCACCGAAACCTGAGCGTGGAGATGACGGGGTACGTGCCGGTTCAGATCGACCGGTCAACTGGACCGGGCGGCGGTCCATCCGCCGACGCTCTGGCCGTGAGCCGTGGGCGATGA